In Mangrovivirga cuniculi, the following proteins share a genomic window:
- a CDS encoding two-component regulator propeller domain-containing protein, which yields MPDSFQLLNDQTIHSILNGPDGSLFIGSEKGIYTIKNNQIELLNTKLYSSKKVISLLFDKDNNLWAGHFNSGISIIDFTDSSSIFLRKGPESLLPDNYIYDITQNEAGEIWVATDNGLSLYKGDGVFETYSSTVGDIYSLSSNIITSILIDHQERMWVSTRLGGICMYDPYRHQFNHIKKKGYEPGSLSSDKITGFTETQNGKLVIGTDGGGVNIYNEQNHTFEKLTRNNNGLASDKTLSLKYDSKGNLWIGTWGNGLNKISPDGQITHYIHNENDKNSITDNNVYEIFEDSKKNIWIGTWGNGISKYDPVNDYFINYTHDPENAESFAGSAINQIAEDYNGDLLIVTEFKGLDRFDPESGKFKHYKAGDEKSIALNALNSVLVDSKNRIWVGTNGAGLNLYDRETDSFKLFTTKDGLPNNVIVGLLEDNKSNIWISTNRGICKFDPVLKTFQNFDVDDGLQGYQFMPRSSYKLSDGRLVFGGNNGFNLFNPYEIKTDSNSPNVYLSGVSLFHEPLTIGGNHDILKNSLLYTKDIALENNQNFFTIHFTGINFTSQNDIVYAYQMSNLNNNWVFLGKERFISFTTLKPGDYTFRVRASINGSDWSENPAELSIKILPPWWKTIWAYILFSVCFILLLVGFRYLIIARTTYKNNLKLARLERESLESTNKAKLQFFTNVSHEFRTPLTLILGPVENLIEASTDNFTKKQLKIVRGNTSRLLRLINQLLDFRKAESGNLKINVAEGNFVKFVKEIKLSFDSRAEELGIEFDIYSSSNIIDLYFDRDQFEKILYNLLSNSFKNTPKGGEVTIKIIENQETVDLIVEDNGIGIPKENFDKIFTRFYSGETEFEGTGIGLALVNSLVRLHHAEITFNSIQNELTQFKITIKKGRGHFNDDQIIDDFKNSERIEKYLDDALSLEGVVSNEVEVNNVDIKDLDKILIVEDNIDVRSFIKSTFLGKYIVLEASNGEEALELAIDEVPDLVISDVMMPVMDGIALCKNLKTNTKTSHIPVILLTARTSLIFETEGYESGADDYISKPFSSSLLKVRVNNLIRQRKKLREIFNDRNDLQLEPGMVSFTSSDEAFIQTALDSIEKNMSNSDYSVEDLGKDVGLSRMQLYRKLKAMLGLSGNEFIRNIRLKRAAQLLKTGEYTVSETTYLCGFSDLQYFRKCFKKQFKVNPSNYKEETHDGLNQNEDQL from the coding sequence TTGCCGGATAGTTTTCAGTTATTAAATGATCAAACTATTCATAGCATATTAAATGGACCTGATGGATCATTATTTATTGGTTCAGAAAAGGGAATTTACACCATAAAAAATAATCAAATTGAGCTTTTAAATACAAAATTATATAGTTCAAAAAAGGTTATATCGCTATTATTTGACAAAGACAATAATTTATGGGCAGGACACTTTAATTCGGGAATAAGTATTATCGATTTTACCGATTCATCTAGTATTTTTCTTCGCAAAGGTCCTGAAAGCTTGCTTCCTGATAATTATATATATGATATTACTCAAAATGAAGCAGGTGAAATTTGGGTTGCCACAGATAATGGACTATCGCTATACAAGGGAGATGGAGTATTTGAAACTTATAGTAGTACAGTTGGTGATATTTATAGTCTGTCGAGTAATATAATTACAAGTATTCTTATTGATCATCAAGAAAGAATGTGGGTATCCACGCGACTTGGAGGTATCTGCATGTACGATCCTTACCGACATCAATTTAATCACATTAAAAAGAAAGGATATGAACCCGGTAGTTTATCGAGTGATAAAATTACAGGTTTTACTGAGACACAAAACGGGAAACTTGTCATAGGAACTGATGGTGGAGGGGTAAATATCTATAATGAGCAGAATCATACTTTTGAAAAATTAACCAGGAATAATAATGGATTGGCCAGTGATAAGACGTTATCCTTAAAATATGATAGCAAAGGAAATCTCTGGATTGGTACGTGGGGGAATGGCTTAAATAAGATTTCTCCTGATGGTCAAATCACTCATTACATTCACAATGAAAATGATAAGAATTCTATAACGGATAACAATGTCTATGAGATTTTCGAAGATTCCAAAAAAAATATCTGGATTGGAACATGGGGAAATGGAATAAGTAAATATGATCCGGTTAATGACTACTTTATAAATTATACACACGATCCTGAGAACGCTGAATCTTTTGCCGGATCAGCAATAAATCAGATAGCAGAAGATTACAATGGAGATTTATTAATAGTCACGGAATTTAAAGGGTTAGACAGATTTGATCCTGAATCCGGGAAATTTAAGCATTATAAAGCGGGAGATGAAAAGTCAATTGCACTGAATGCCCTCAATAGTGTTTTGGTGGATAGTAAAAACAGAATTTGGGTTGGAACAAATGGGGCCGGGCTCAATCTCTACGATAGAGAAACTGATTCATTTAAATTATTTACAACAAAAGATGGTTTACCCAATAATGTGATTGTTGGTCTACTTGAGGATAATAAAAGTAATATTTGGATTAGTACAAACAGGGGAATATGTAAATTTGACCCCGTACTAAAGACGTTTCAGAATTTTGATGTAGATGATGGATTGCAAGGCTATCAGTTTATGCCTAGAAGTTCATATAAACTTTCGGATGGGCGATTAGTATTTGGAGGGAATAACGGCTTTAATCTTTTTAATCCCTATGAAATAAAGACAGACAGTAATTCTCCGAATGTCTATCTTTCTGGAGTCAGTTTATTTCATGAACCACTTACAATAGGAGGGAATCACGATATACTTAAAAATAGCCTGCTATATACTAAAGATATAGCCCTGGAAAATAACCAGAATTTTTTTACGATCCATTTTACAGGTATAAATTTTACCTCTCAAAATGACATAGTTTACGCCTATCAAATGTCTAATTTGAATAATAATTGGGTGTTTTTAGGGAAAGAAAGATTCATATCATTTACAACCTTAAAACCCGGTGATTATACCTTTCGGGTCAGGGCTTCCATTAATGGAAGTGACTGGTCAGAAAATCCGGCAGAATTATCTATTAAAATTTTGCCTCCCTGGTGGAAAACTATCTGGGCATATATATTATTTAGTGTATGTTTTATATTGCTATTAGTCGGGTTCAGATATCTAATTATAGCCAGAACTACTTATAAGAATAATTTAAAACTTGCAAGGCTTGAAAGAGAGAGCCTTGAAAGTACTAATAAAGCCAAGCTTCAATTTTTTACTAATGTGTCTCATGAGTTCAGAACTCCTCTCACTTTGATTTTAGGTCCTGTTGAAAATCTTATTGAGGCAAGCACAGATAATTTCACGAAAAAACAACTTAAGATCGTTAGAGGAAATACTTCGAGGCTTCTTAGGCTAATAAATCAATTATTAGATTTCCGTAAAGCAGAATCGGGTAACCTAAAGATTAATGTGGCAGAAGGGAATTTTGTGAAATTTGTTAAAGAGATTAAATTATCGTTTGATTCCAGGGCTGAAGAATTAGGTATTGAATTCGATATTTACAGTTCTTCCAATATAATTGATCTTTATTTTGACAGAGATCAATTTGAAAAAATCTTATACAACTTACTTTCTAATTCTTTTAAAAATACACCCAAAGGTGGGGAGGTAACGATTAAAATAATTGAAAACCAGGAAACTGTTGACCTGATTGTAGAGGATAATGGGATTGGTATTCCAAAGGAAAATTTTGATAAGATATTCACAAGATTTTATTCTGGTGAAACAGAATTTGAAGGAACTGGTATAGGATTAGCACTGGTTAATAGCCTGGTTCGTTTGCATCATGCGGAAATTACTTTTAATAGTATACAAAATGAGCTAACGCAATTTAAAATTACCATAAAGAAAGGTCGAGGACATTTTAATGATGACCAGATAATTGACGATTTTAAAAATAGTGAAAGAATCGAAAAATACCTGGATGACGCATTGAGTTTAGAAGGAGTAGTTTCTAATGAAGTTGAAGTTAACAATGTTGATATAAAAGATCTGGATAAAATCCTTATAGTAGAAGATAATATTGATGTCAGGTCATTTATTAAATCTACGTTTTTAGGAAAGTATATTGTTTTAGAAGCATCAAATGGTGAAGAGGCTCTTGAGCTTGCAATTGATGAAGTCCCTGATTTGGTGATTAGCGATGTGATGATGCCTGTCATGGATGGGATTGCTCTATGTAAAAACCTGAAAACAAATACAAAAACCTCTCATATTCCGGTTATTTTACTTACTGCACGTACATCTTTAATCTTTGAAACTGAAGGATACGAAAGTGGAGCGGATGATTACATTTCAAAGCCTTTTTCCAGTAGTTTATTAAAAGTACGAGTGAATAATTTAATTCGGCAGAGGAAAAAGTTACGTGAAATTTTTAATGACAGAAATGACCTTCAGTTAGAACCAGGTATGGTTTCTTTTACCTCATCAGATGAAGCTTTCATACAAACAGCATTAGATAGCATAGAAAAAAATATGTCTAATTCTGACTACTCCGTTGAAGATCTTGGAAAGGACGTAGGATTAAGCAGGATGCAGTTATATAGAAAATTAAAAGCTATGTTAGGGCTTTCAGGTAATGAATTTATAAGGAATATTCGCCTGAAAAGGGCAGCTCAATTACTTAAAACAGGAGAGTACACAGTTTCTGAAACAACATATCTTTGTGGGTTTTCTGATCTTCAATATTTCAGGAAGTGTTTTAAAAAGCAATTTAAGGTCAATCCATCAAACTATAAAGAAGAAACGCATGATGGTTTAAACCAGAATGAAGACCAATTGTAA
- a CDS encoding glycoside hydrolase 5 family protein: MRFIVFLGLFLINISTFSQVTDFIRVDSGHFYKGNVKYKFLGANYWYGMYLGMESGPGDRDRLIRELDHLQSLGIKNLRILGSSEGSGKYQISPPLLISKGKYNEEVFKGLDFLLNELRKRNMTAVVVLNNFWMWSGGMPQYVSWAEGSDIPLPDIENGDSWDPFINYSASFYKSNKAQRLYRKNLREIINRINSITGERYKNDPTILSWQLANEPRGYDYKKDYRSWIKNTSEFLNRIDKNHMISLGAEGDTGSDQAGVDLYKDNQFEAIDYATIHLWIQNWSWYDPNNPETFSKALQKAEKYLDSQLKKAKKLNKPVVIEEFGVSRDNADFSITSSVHYRNRFYEYVFDYAYQNIIDGGLIQGSNFWSWGGEGNPSKPGQMWDRNSDLTGDPPHERQGWYSVYNHDTTTISIIRESAFKINELSR; encoded by the coding sequence ATGAGATTCATTGTTTTTTTAGGTCTGTTTTTAATAAACATTTCAACTTTTTCTCAGGTAACTGATTTCATAAGGGTTGATTCTGGTCACTTCTATAAAGGAAATGTAAAATATAAATTCCTAGGTGCAAATTATTGGTATGGAATGTATTTAGGAATGGAGTCAGGTCCTGGAGATCGTGATCGCTTGATTAGGGAATTAGATCATTTGCAATCCCTTGGTATCAAAAATCTTCGGATACTGGGGTCCTCAGAAGGCAGTGGGAAGTATCAAATATCTCCTCCATTATTAATTTCAAAAGGAAAATATAATGAAGAGGTTTTTAAAGGATTAGACTTTTTATTAAATGAATTAAGAAAGCGAAACATGACCGCTGTAGTGGTATTGAATAATTTCTGGATGTGGAGTGGAGGTATGCCACAATATGTATCATGGGCTGAAGGTTCAGATATTCCATTACCTGATATCGAAAATGGAGATAGCTGGGATCCGTTTATCAATTATTCCGCATCGTTTTATAAGAGTAACAAGGCTCAAAGGCTTTATAGAAAAAATTTAAGGGAGATAATTAATCGTATAAATTCAATAACAGGTGAAAGGTATAAAAATGACCCAACTATTCTTTCCTGGCAATTAGCTAATGAACCAAGAGGGTATGACTATAAGAAGGATTACAGATCATGGATTAAAAATACCTCTGAATTTTTAAACCGGATTGATAAAAATCATATGATTTCTTTGGGTGCAGAAGGCGACACCGGGTCAGATCAGGCAGGAGTTGATTTATATAAAGACAATCAATTTGAGGCTATTGATTATGCTACTATTCACCTTTGGATACAAAACTGGAGCTGGTATGATCCTAATAATCCTGAGACATTTTCCAAGGCTCTTCAAAAAGCTGAAAAATACCTTGATAGTCAATTAAAAAAAGCTAAAAAATTAAACAAGCCTGTAGTTATAGAAGAATTTGGTGTTAGCAGAGATAATGCTGATTTTTCGATTACTTCTTCTGTGCACTATAGAAATAGGTTTTATGAATATGTATTTGATTATGCCTATCAAAATATTATAGATGGAGGTTTAATTCAGGGAAGTAACTTTTGGTCGTGGGGAGGAGAGGGTAACCCTTCTAAACCTGGGCAAATGTGGGATAGGAATAGTGATTTAACAGGTGATCCACCACATGAACGACAGGGGTGGTATTCAGTTTATAACCATGATACCACTACTATTAGCATTATTAGAGAATCAGCATTTAAAATTAATGAATTATCCAGATGA
- a CDS encoding peroxiredoxin family protein, protein MKKIFKTAILILFGIAIIYQFYIFIKPDESNKPSIPDISLVLLDNKKTSVSSLGDDKHTIVFLVNTQCDYCKKEINELENYIDRFVNTEVIFILFEDLEVIKDFKNSILPQENSFITFAQASREEVKTVLEKELVYPYMLWYDNKGIQKVQHRGLYPIARIIESINNSHD, encoded by the coding sequence ATGAAAAAGATTTTTAAAACAGCCATATTGATCTTGTTTGGTATCGCAATAATTTACCAATTCTATATTTTTATTAAACCTGATGAGTCAAATAAACCTTCTATACCGGATATTTCACTAGTTCTTTTAGATAATAAAAAAACTTCTGTTTCAAGCTTGGGAGATGATAAGCATACTATTGTATTCCTCGTAAATACACAATGCGATTACTGTAAAAAAGAGATAAACGAGCTTGAAAATTATATTGATAGGTTCGTAAATACAGAAGTCATCTTTATTTTATTCGAAGACCTGGAAGTAATAAAAGATTTTAAAAATTCTATTCTTCCTCAAGAGAATTCATTTATCACCTTCGCCCAGGCATCACGTGAAGAAGTAAAAACAGTTTTAGAGAAGGAATTAGTTTACCCATATATGTTGTGGTATGATAATAAAGGTATTCAAAAAGTTCAGCATAGAGGATTGTATCCTATTGCAAGAATAATCGAATCGATAAATAATTCGCATGATTGA
- a CDS encoding peptidoglycan-binding domain-containing protein — translation MFNFKDSHVQKLSIINQFLLPDKEMIFFGLRGCTIVSDDSMEFKSEHSIEITNYDHIHPNCIIGQYHQEKGIALFPGSTVPHSNHVLKSISRRGLGTNMLLTGFYNDYRKGWHKAGKPTGHEAFRQDNKLPVRRTMDDADYDNDDRVEYGRPYDNIHAAWCMSANDQNFASAGCQVIVGYPKCRRRVDPNLDLLPETGPWKYFRQNAYNIDQNSFSYLLLTGKDAMKVATQGNKKLSPRLRYGSQGKLVKEVQKILKDKNFYEGRIDGDFGSRSLRAVLEFQEANFGLNGDDGIVGPITASALGIKWPEKY, via the coding sequence ATGTTTAATTTTAAAGATTCACATGTTCAAAAATTGTCTATCATTAACCAATTTCTATTACCAGATAAGGAAATGATATTTTTTGGGCTTAGGGGTTGTACCATTGTATCAGATGATTCGATGGAATTTAAATCTGAGCATTCAATTGAAATAACCAATTATGATCATATACACCCCAATTGTATAATAGGACAATACCACCAGGAAAAGGGAATTGCTCTATTTCCAGGCAGTACTGTACCACATTCCAATCACGTTCTGAAATCTATTTCAAGAAGAGGTTTAGGAACTAATATGTTACTTACAGGATTTTACAATGACTATAGAAAAGGCTGGCATAAAGCAGGGAAGCCAACCGGCCATGAAGCATTCAGACAAGACAATAAATTACCCGTAAGAAGAACTATGGACGATGCTGACTATGATAATGACGACAGGGTGGAATACGGCAGACCATACGATAATATTCACGCTGCATGGTGTATGAGTGCTAATGATCAGAATTTCGCAAGTGCGGGCTGCCAGGTAATTGTGGGATATCCAAAATGTAGAAGAAGAGTAGATCCCAATTTGGACTTACTCCCTGAAACCGGTCCGTGGAAGTACTTTAGACAAAATGCGTATAATATTGACCAGAATTCTTTCAGTTATTTACTATTAACAGGGAAGGATGCTATGAAGGTAGCTACCCAAGGAAACAAAAAGCTATCACCCAGATTGAGATATGGATCTCAAGGGAAATTAGTTAAGGAAGTACAGAAAATACTCAAGGACAAAAACTTTTATGAAGGAAGAATTGACGGGGATTTCGGATCAAGAAGTCTGCGAGCCGTCTTAGAATTCCAGGAGGCAAACTTTGGTTTGAATGGAGATGATGGTATTGTTGGCCCCATTACGGCCTCAGCATTAGGGATAAAGTGGCCAGAGAAATATTAA
- a CDS encoding DUF4136 domain-containing protein: MKNRSINLLVLLFVVSLIFSGCSNYNEYVTDSDYSYKGVFKKYRTFAFVDMYSENPVDTTLDNMIRDEIFYRMNVRGYNYKDKNPNILVFYKLYEEDFKYTGYNQPELEYYVKYQPEDEEEIENNKDTYDPVKIPLVRGTMLIQLMDRKKGATIWQGYASGLYAGTYTDNQKIVKNAVRSIFDRYRLFVEEQQRASGTY, encoded by the coding sequence ATGAAAAATAGATCCATCAACCTACTAGTGTTATTATTTGTCGTTTCCCTTATATTCTCGGGATGTTCAAATTATAATGAATACGTAACCGATTCAGATTATTCTTATAAGGGAGTTTTTAAGAAGTATAGAACTTTTGCTTTTGTTGACATGTATTCCGAAAATCCGGTAGATACTACACTTGATAATATGATACGTGATGAAATTTTCTACAGGATGAATGTCAGAGGTTATAATTACAAGGATAAGAACCCCAATATTCTGGTATTCTATAAGTTATACGAAGAAGATTTTAAGTATACAGGTTATAATCAACCTGAATTAGAATATTATGTAAAATATCAGCCTGAAGATGAGGAAGAGATTGAAAATAACAAGGATACGTATGATCCTGTGAAAATTCCTTTAGTCAGGGGTACAATGCTAATCCAGCTCATGGACCGTAAAAAAGGTGCTACAATCTGGCAGGGATATGCAAGTGGATTATATGCCGGGACTTATACTGATAATCAAAAAATCGTAAAAAATGCAGTTCGATCAATTTTTGATCGATATCGCTTATTCGTCGAAGAACAACAAAGAGCTTCAGGGACATATTAA
- a CDS encoding porin family protein, translating into MVRIFYLFIALLIFIPISTFAQLYAGPEIGVSHGYTYIGSSSERELSTFGFKPGFSAGLSVHYDISDVFAIQSGALFTVEGKSQTQTELNYTNEANYRYLDFPLNLRISIPTGNSRFFFSVGPSLNVFLGGSGTITPQIGSPLTFEELNYNFEEGPTDGDRTTFNPSDLNRVGWSMNIGLGYFYKFEQGYIVSIEAQYRRGHSNIGRYDEIFVDPYGEFLNVKYDIESSPQSIYVGVTLLKQVKFFQIQRKSHNRRSTGPRR; encoded by the coding sequence ATGGTTAGGATTTTCTACTTATTCATTGCTTTATTAATTTTTATTCCAATTAGTACTTTTGCTCAGCTATATGCAGGGCCTGAGATTGGGGTAAGTCATGGTTATACTTATATTGGAAGTAGTTCTGAAAGAGAACTCTCTACTTTTGGCTTTAAACCTGGATTTTCTGCAGGACTCTCTGTCCATTACGATATCTCAGATGTATTTGCAATTCAAAGTGGAGCCCTATTTACAGTAGAAGGCAAAAGTCAGACTCAGACTGAGTTAAATTACACAAATGAAGCAAATTATCGATATCTTGATTTTCCTTTGAATTTAAGGATTAGCATACCAACCGGTAATAGCAGATTCTTTTTTAGCGTAGGACCTTCTTTAAATGTTTTTCTGGGTGGAAGTGGAACAATAACTCCTCAGATAGGAAGTCCGTTAACCTTTGAGGAATTAAACTATAATTTTGAAGAAGGACCAACGGATGGTGATAGGACTACATTTAATCCTTCTGATTTAAATAGGGTAGGATGGAGTATGAATATTGGGCTTGGGTACTTTTATAAATTTGAGCAGGGATATATCGTCTCTATTGAAGCTCAATATAGGAGAGGGCATTCTAACATAGGAAGATATGACGAGATTTTTGTAGATCCATATGGTGAGTTTTTGAATGTGAAATATGACATCGAAAGTTCTCCTCAATCCATATACGTTGGCGTTACTTTACTTAAACAGGTTAAGTTTTTTCAAATACAGCGTAAAAGTCACAACAGAAGATCAACTGGGCCAAGAAGATAA
- a CDS encoding rhodanese-like domain-containing protein, translating to MKNHLSSKEYLSLREKKASLITIDVREQWEHEEDPVGTLHISVYELPKNLDKISQYKNHDIVVCCKTGKRGLIAMKLLKANGFTSVKNLEGGITALKDIYEFNSI from the coding sequence ATGAAAAACCACTTATCATCGAAAGAATATTTGAGTTTAAGAGAAAAGAAAGCTTCATTGATAACAATTGACGTAAGAGAGCAGTGGGAGCATGAGGAAGACCCGGTAGGGACTCTGCATATTAGTGTATATGAATTACCAAAAAACCTGGACAAAATAAGCCAGTATAAAAATCACGATATTGTAGTCTGTTGTAAAACAGGAAAAAGAGGATTAATAGCTATGAAATTGCTAAAGGCTAATGGCTTTACTTCCGTAAAAAATCTTGAAGGTGGAATTACTGCATTGAAAGATATTTACGAATTCAATTCCATCTAA
- a CDS encoding T9SS type A sorting domain-containing protein, with amino-acid sequence MKIYPNPSKEYIKLSKSVYNWSIYNIKGQLILENDKYVKGNYINLHNLPEGLYIFKGYDNNKKPFQLKFIIQ; translated from the coding sequence ATTAAAATATATCCGAATCCTTCAAAAGAATATATTAAGCTTTCAAAATCGGTTTATAATTGGTCTATTTATAACATTAAGGGTCAGTTGATACTTGAAAACGATAAGTATGTAAAAGGAAATTATATAAATTTGCATAATCTACCTGAGGGGCTATATATATTTAAGGGATATGATAATAATAAAAAGCCTTTTCAGCTAAAATTTATAATTCAATGA
- a CDS encoding PASTA domain-containing protein: protein MNFKKFFPKTNTLQGLLLNIGLIFIATFLILYLVFHVVLPKITLHGEVITVPNVTLKTIEDLEEDLLSRNLEYEIKPDSDFNKNFPAEVVLKQYPEPGTKVKKGRVVSLTLNASHPPEIKMPKLVDSGVKSAMKELKSYGLEVGEIIYEPGMANLVLDQQIDGKTIEPGTMIYKGTPVDLVVGDQGAPIDNPNIKGLNYFEAETILLGSGLKIGEIFQQSVPADSAGAGTVLRQMPPAGQKVYTGTLIDLWIVEVDSSAIEEMRLMNSGGEESPDFE from the coding sequence ATGAATTTTAAGAAATTTTTTCCAAAGACAAACACATTGCAAGGCCTGTTACTTAATATAGGGCTCATTTTTATTGCAACGTTCCTTATTCTTTATTTGGTATTTCATGTGGTTTTACCAAAAATCACACTACATGGAGAGGTTATAACCGTACCTAACGTGACCTTAAAAACTATAGAGGATCTAGAGGAAGACCTTTTATCGCGAAACCTGGAATATGAAATCAAACCAGATTCTGATTTCAATAAGAATTTTCCAGCCGAGGTTGTATTAAAACAATATCCGGAACCAGGTACTAAGGTTAAAAAAGGAAGAGTGGTATCCTTAACCCTCAATGCCTCTCATCCGCCTGAAATAAAAATGCCTAAATTGGTCGATTCCGGTGTGAAAAGCGCAATGAAGGAATTGAAAAGTTATGGTCTTGAGGTTGGCGAGATAATTTACGAACCCGGAATGGCTAATCTTGTTCTGGATCAGCAAATTGATGGAAAAACCATAGAGCCCGGAACTATGATATATAAAGGCACACCTGTTGATCTTGTAGTTGGAGACCAGGGAGCTCCGATTGATAATCCGAATATAAAAGGGTTAAATTATTTTGAAGCAGAGACAATACTATTAGGTTCAGGATTAAAAATCGGTGAGATTTTCCAGCAATCAGTTCCTGCAGATTCAGCTGGCGCTGGTACTGTTTTAAGACAAATGCCTCCGGCAGGTCAAAAAGTATATACTGGTACATTGATTGATCTATGGATTGTTGAGGTTGACAGTTCGGCTATTGAAGAAATGAGGCTCATGAATTCAGGCGGAGAAGAATCCCCTGATTTTGAATAA
- a CDS encoding D-alanine--D-alanine ligase family protein, with protein sequence MQKKKVALLYGGKSVEHDISIRSAKNIFEAADKEKYQIYCIGISTNGGWYLTNEVSNDITKGLKLSLQLHNGQMSFSTSEEENLIFDVAFPALHGTDGEDGNIQGLLEVTGTAYAGSDVMGSSIAMNKFFTKQILEKQGIPVCDYLYFTYQDDPEFEFIKDKLGLPFIIKPINLGSSVGVSKVKSKSEFKTALKEAFKYDNEIIAEEFVEARELECSVLVENNEIKASVPGEIVVEKEYEFYTFQAKYVDSKAARLEIPASLPENIENTIKHLSINAFKAVGCQGFARVDVFYQEDQGMCYVNEINTIPGFTNSSMFPMMWKHDGYTFTSLIDTIISEAIYRFERKTRLKTNFNSGLE encoded by the coding sequence ATGCAAAAAAAGAAAGTAGCACTTTTATACGGAGGGAAATCTGTAGAACATGATATTTCCATCAGGTCTGCTAAAAATATTTTTGAAGCAGCTGATAAAGAAAAATATCAAATCTATTGTATAGGTATATCCACCAACGGTGGCTGGTATCTAACAAATGAGGTTAGTAATGATATAACTAAGGGCTTAAAACTGTCTCTGCAACTTCATAATGGTCAAATGTCCTTTTCAACTTCAGAAGAGGAAAACTTAATTTTTGATGTTGCCTTCCCTGCATTGCATGGAACAGACGGAGAAGACGGCAATATTCAAGGACTATTGGAGGTAACAGGAACAGCTTATGCGGGATCTGATGTAATGGGTTCTTCTATAGCGATGAACAAGTTTTTTACAAAGCAAATCCTTGAAAAGCAAGGAATTCCTGTTTGTGACTATTTGTATTTCACTTACCAGGACGATCCTGAATTTGAATTTATTAAAGATAAATTAGGTCTTCCCTTTATTATTAAACCAATTAATCTTGGATCCTCTGTTGGCGTTTCAAAGGTCAAATCAAAATCAGAATTTAAAACTGCATTAAAAGAAGCGTTTAAATATGATAATGAAATAATCGCTGAAGAATTTGTAGAGGCAAGAGAACTTGAATGTAGTGTACTCGTAGAAAACAATGAAATTAAAGCCTCAGTGCCTGGTGAGATTGTTGTTGAAAAAGAATATGAGTTTTATACTTTTCAGGCCAAATATGTAGATAGTAAAGCTGCAAGACTGGAAATCCCAGCTTCACTACCGGAAAACATAGAAAATACGATCAAACATTTATCCATTAATGCTTTTAAAGCGGTCGGTTGCCAGGGTTTTGCCAGGGTAGATGTTTTTTATCAGGAAGATCAGGGTATGTGTTACGTAAATGAGATCAATACCATCCCCGGGTTCACAAATTCTTCTATGTTTCCGATGATGTGGAAACATGATGGATACACTTTTACCAGTCTCATCGATACAATTATATCTGAGGCTATATATAGATTTGAAAGAAAAACTCGTTTAAAAACTAACTTTAATTCAGGATTAGAGTAA
- a CDS encoding T9SS type A sorting domain-containing protein, giving the protein MYPNPSVEYTNISFYLDETQDLNIRLINSRGQVLEENRIENVLNQNYRQSLRNLSSGIYFIQIQGETFTTTKRIIRQ; this is encoded by the coding sequence GTGTATCCAAATCCTTCAGTTGAATATACTAATATCTCGTTCTATCTGGACGAAACACAAGATCTCAATATAAGGCTCATAAATAGCAGAGGTCAAGTTCTGGAAGAAAATCGCATTGAAAATGTGCTCAATCAAAATTATCGTCAAAGCTTGAGAAATTTAAGTTCAGGAATATATTTTATTCAAATTCAAGGAGAAACTTTCACGACTACTAAAAGAATCATCAGGCAGTAA